One segment of Panicum virgatum strain AP13 chromosome 3K, P.virgatum_v5, whole genome shotgun sequence DNA contains the following:
- the LOC120699508 gene encoding uncharacterized protein LOC120699508 isoform X1 produces the protein MDNSLHSRMASDVDMGVSGGDVDAVCVARRAVLCEAVKAFNGSVPVYHHDICNGVFTATVFVLFPLSGGVDAISMMDARGGGRRTKDEAEESDADALLSVLEENLKAEADDITEQLAKLSM, from the exons ATGGACAACAGCTTGCATTCGAGGATGGCAAGTGATGTCGACATGGGAGTATCTGGCGGAG ATGTAGATGCTGTTTGTGTTGCTCGGAGGGCGGTTCTGTGTGAGGCGGTCAAAGCTTTCAATGGGTCTGTTCCTGTTTATCACCACGACATCTGCAATGGTGTTTTCACTGCTACGGTTTTTGTGCTGTTTCCTTTGTCTGGTGGAGTCGACGCCATTTCAATGATGGATGCAAGAGGAGGAGGTAGAAGAACAAAGGATGAAGCTGAGGAGAGTGATGCAGATGCTCTGCTATCTGTCCTGGAGGAGAATCTGAAAGCTGAGGCGGATGATATTACAGAGCAGCTAGCAAAGCTTAGCATGTGA
- the LOC120699508 gene encoding uncharacterized protein LOC120699508 isoform X2, with protein MDNSLHSRMASDVDMGVSGGDAVCVARRAVLCEAVKAFNGSVPVYHHDICNGVFTATVFVLFPLSGGVDAISMMDARGGGRRTKDEAEESDADALLSVLEENLKAEADDITEQLAKLSM; from the exons ATGGACAACAGCTTGCATTCGAGGATGGCAAGTGATGTCGACATGGGAGTATCTGGCGGAG ATGCTGTTTGTGTTGCTCGGAGGGCGGTTCTGTGTGAGGCGGTCAAAGCTTTCAATGGGTCTGTTCCTGTTTATCACCACGACATCTGCAATGGTGTTTTCACTGCTACGGTTTTTGTGCTGTTTCCTTTGTCTGGTGGAGTCGACGCCATTTCAATGATGGATGCAAGAGGAGGAGGTAGAAGAACAAAGGATGAAGCTGAGGAGAGTGATGCAGATGCTCTGCTATCTGTCCTGGAGGAGAATCTGAAAGCTGAGGCGGATGATATTACAGAGCAGCTAGCAAAGCTTAGCATGTGA